The Acidobacteriota bacterium genome segment GAGGCGGCCGTTGATCCCGGGCGGCGATTGCTATATCATGCAATCGGTTGATCCAGGCCAATTCGGAGGCTTCATGTTTCACAAGGGAAAGCTGCTGATTTTTCTGGTGTCCTTTCTGATCGTGCTCTACGGCGCTTCGGCCGCCTTTTTCGGCAAGGAGGCGTACAAGGAGCTGTCGGTGTTCATGAAGGTGCTCGACCGGGTAAGGGACGAGTACGTCGAGGTTCCCGACATGAACGAGGTCCAGGAAGGGGCGATGAGGGGCATGATGGACGCGCTCGACCCTTACTGCGGCTTTCTCACCCGGCAGCAGTACGAGGACCTCGAGCGGCGGCGGGCCCTGGGCACGGCGGGCGCCGGGGTGGTCCTTTCCCGGAAATCGGACGTGGTCTACGTGGTCTCGCTGGATCCGGAAGGGCCGGCGGCCCGGGCGGGGATGCATCGGGGGGATTACGTCATCGCCATCGACGGGGAGGGGGTGGAACACAAGAGCCTTCTCGAGGTGGACAGCCTCCTCTCCGGCGCACCCGGGACCCGGGTCACGATCACCCTTTTCCGCGATTCCCGGACCAAGCCCAGGGATCTGGAATTCGCGCTGGAGGCCCCGCCGGAGTCCCCGGTCGGCTCCCGAATGCTCGACGGCGGCGTGGGCTATCTCAAGATCGCATCCCTGCGGGATCAGGCGGTCGAACAGGCGAGGGTCAAGCTGAAGACCCTCATATCCGCCGGCGCCGGGAAGATCGTGCTCGACCTCAGGGGATGCGCCGACGGGAGCGCGGCCAACGGCGCGACCGTGGCCAACTATTTTCTCTCCGACGGCGTCATCTACTACAGCCGCAACCGGGAGGGGGAGAAGGTACTGGTGGTCGAGGCCGACCCGGAGAAGACGATCACCCTCCTGCCGGCGGCGGTTTTGATCAACGGCTCCACGGCCGGGGCGGCCGAAATCATCGCCGGCGCCCTGAAGGATGGCAGGAGGGCGACCGTCGTGGGGGAGCGCTCCTTCGGCCTGGGGTCGGAGCAGAAGACGATCCCGCTGAAGAGCGGCGCGCTCCTCGTTCTCTCCACGGCCAAATACTGCACGCCGGGCGGCACCATCATCCAGGATGACGGCGCGCGCAAAACGGGGATCGAACCGGATCTCGAATCCCCGGACAGCGAAAGGCGCCAGGACCTGGCGGTCGAATCCTACTACGACGAGGACGATGACGGGAAATATCAGCGGCTTCAGGAGAAAGTGGAACAGATCCAGCTCGAAAAGGCGCTGGAAATCCTGCTCGGAGAAAATATTCCGGCAAAAATTGCAGCCTAGGCCGAAAAGGGGATTGACACTATTTCCCTCTATCTGGTAGTTTAAGTCCTTATTTTTTAGGCGCGTAGCTCAGGGGGAGAGCACTTCCTTGACACGGAAGGGGTCAGCGGTTCAAATCCGCTCGCGCCTACCAGAAAATCACAGGCTGCGCCCGCAAGGCCGCGGCCGAGCGTCGGATCCGGAGTGAGTTCCT includes the following:
- a CDS encoding PDZ domain-containing protein, translating into MFHKGKLLIFLVSFLIVLYGASAAFFGKEAYKELSVFMKVLDRVRDEYVEVPDMNEVQEGAMRGMMDALDPYCGFLTRQQYEDLERRRALGTAGAGVVLSRKSDVVYVVSLDPEGPAARAGMHRGDYVIAIDGEGVEHKSLLEVDSLLSGAPGTRVTITLFRDSRTKPRDLEFALEAPPESPVGSRMLDGGVGYLKIASLRDQAVEQARVKLKTLISAGAGKIVLDLRGCADGSAANGATVANYFLSDGVIYYSRNREGEKVLVVEADPEKTITLLPAAVLINGSTAGAAEIIAGALKDGRRATVVGERSFGLGSEQKTIPLKSGALLVLSTAKYCTPGGTIIQDDGARKTGIEPDLESPDSERRQDLAVESYYDEDDDGKYQRLQEKVEQIQLEKALEILLGENIPAKIAA